Proteins co-encoded in one Pararge aegeria chromosome 19, ilParAegt1.1, whole genome shotgun sequence genomic window:
- the LOC120631857 gene encoding 63 kDa chaperonin, mitochondrial-like: protein MYKLQKIISRSNIKSAYLFSSHREYAKEIRFGPDVRAQMLRGVDILADAVSVTMGPKGRNVILEQTIGPPKITKDGVTVAKGIELKDKFQNIGAKLVQNVANKTNEVAGDGTTTATILARAIAREGFESISKGANPIEIRKGIMLAVATVIEQLKKISKPVKTSEEIEQVATISANGDSSIGKLIACAMNRVGKDGVVTVKDGKTLDDELEIINGMKIERGYISPYFINSTKGPKVEYHDALILFSDKKIFNANQIVPALEIANMQKKPLIIIAEDYEGEPISVLVVNKLKIGLQVAAIKAPGFGEYRKNTLIDLAIATGGVIFEDNENLIRLEDCQLESLGKVGEVIITKDSTLLLKGQGDKAEIEQRIEQIRAEFEDETSEFERKRLLDRISRLKCGVAVLRIGGCSEVEVNEKKDRVNDALNATRAAISEGIVPGGGAALIRCIPVLESLTPANSDQALGIDIIKNALYTPCLTIASNAGYDGAVIASKVEHLDTNYGYDALNNEYVNMIEKGIIDPTKVVRRALTDASGVASLLTTAEAVICEVACEKANSNQTLGPGSPGVTIY from the coding sequence CTAACATAAAATCGGCATATTTATTCTCTTCGCATCGTGAATATGCTAAAGAAATACGATTTGGACCTGATGTTAGAGCACAGATGTTACGAGGAGTAGACATATTAGCAGATGCAGTATCTGTTACAATGGGACCTAAAGGGCGGAACGTAATTTTAGAACAAACTATCGGTCCACCAAAAATAACGAAAGATGGAGTAACTGTTGCAAAAGGAATAGAATTAAAAGATAAGTTTCAAAATATTGGTGCTAAGCTTGTACAAAATGTTGCGAATAAAACCAATGAAGTAGCAGGAGATGGAACTACAACAGCTACTATATTAGCTAGAGCAATTGCAAGAGAAGGTTTTGAGAGCATTTCCAAGGGGGCTAATCCCATTGAAATCAGAAAAGGCATTATGTTAGCAGTAGCAACTGTTATAGAACAACTAAAGAAAATATCGAAGCCCGTTAAAACATCTGAGGAAATAGAACAAGTTGCTACAATTTCCGCAAATGGTGACAGTAGTATTGGGAAACTAATTGCTTGCGCCATGAACCGAGTTGGCAAAGATGGTGTTGTTACTGTGAAAGACGGTAAAACATTAGATGATGagttggaaataataaatggaATGAAAATAGAACGCGGATATATTTCCCCCTACTTCATTAACTCCACCAAAGGCCCGAAAGTTGAATATCATGACGCGCTCATTCTTTTTTCtgataaaaagatatttaatgctAATCAGATTGTGCCTGCATTAGAAATAGCAAATATGCAAAAGAAACCCTTAATTATAATCGCTGAAGATTACGAAGGCGAACCCATATCAGTGTTAgtagtaaataaactaaaaataggaTTACAAGTGGCTGCTATTAAGGCACCAGGATTTGGTGAGtatagaaaaaatacattaattgaTTTGGCTATCGCAACTGGTGGTGTAATATTTGAagataatgaaaatttaatacGATTAGAAGATTGCCAACTAGAAAGCTTGGGTAAAGTTGGTGAGGTGATAATTACCAAAGATTCGACCCTATTACTGAAAGGACAGGGTGATAAAGCAGAAATCGAACAACGTATTGAACAAATAAGAGCAGAATTTGAAGACGAAACAAGTGAATTTGAACGAAAAAGATTATTGGATCGTATTTCGAGACTAAAGTGTGGTGTGGCTGTTTTAAGAATTGGTGGTTGCAGCGAAGTGgaagtaaatgaaaaaaaagatcgTGTTAATGATGCTCTTAATGCTACTCGAGCAGCAATCTCAGAAGGGATAGTGCCAGGTGGTGGTGCGGCTCTTATACGATGTATACCTGTATTGGAAAGTCTTACACCAGCTAATTCTGATCAAGCATTAGGcattgatataattaaaaacgcTCTATATACTCCATGTTTAACAATAGCCAGTAATGCTGGCTACGATGGGGCTGTCATTGCATCTAAAGTTGAGCATTTGGATACCAACTATGGATACGATgctttaaataatgaatacGTGAATATGATTGAAAAAGGTATTATAGATCCAACCAAAGTTGTTCGAAGAGCATTAACTGATGCTAGCGGAGTTGCATCGCTTTTAACTACTGCAGAAGCTGTTATTTGTGAGGTGGCATGTGAAAAGGCAAATTCTAATCAAACCTTAGGTCCTGGCAGCCCAGgtgttacaatttattaa